A window of the bacterium genome harbors these coding sequences:
- a CDS encoding ubiquinol-cytochrome c reductase iron-sulfur subunit gives MERRTFLSRLVQLFSALISVLFALPLLRFVQASFASTQDASAYPIGDVNALQEEITRVAFTRLMRDGWMVHTVEEYVWVRKKPDGTVLVFEPHCTHLGCAYDWDSKSEQFRCPCHGGRFDKEGNRIAGPPPRPLDRFQVKKEGTQIRIGKISKI, from the coding sequence ATGGAACGACGAACTTTCCTGAGCCGCCTTGTGCAACTCTTTTCTGCGCTAATCTCCGTATTATTTGCGCTGCCCCTCCTTCGTTTCGTCCAGGCATCATTTGCTTCCACTCAGGATGCATCTGCGTATCCGATCGGTGATGTGAACGCTCTTCAAGAGGAGATCACGCGTGTTGCTTTTACGCGTTTAATGCGCGATGGGTGGATGGTGCATACCGTTGAAGAATATGTTTGGGTTCGAAAAAAGCCCGATGGAACGGTCCTTGTATTCGAACCGCACTGCACACACCTGGGCTGCGCTTATGATTGGGATTCGAAAAGCGAACAGTTTCGCTGCCCCTGTCATGGTGGAAGGTTCGATAAAGAAGGAAATCGGATCGCCGGACCGCCACCACGGCCACTCGACCGTTTTCAGGTGAAGAAGGAAGGAACGCAGATCAGAATCGGCAAAATTTCGAAAATTTAG